DNA from Phragmites australis chromosome 16, lpPhrAust1.1, whole genome shotgun sequence:
tcaaatgCTTCCCATATGCGCAATCCTCTGAAGAAAAGTTTGGTTCCATTCTACATCACCGCAATCTGTTTGAGAAATTAAGATAGGCGCACATCTCAAATCAGAGTTTATAAAATCACCTGATCTTCACCCCCCTGCATCCCCGCCGCCATGGTGGAGCCCTGGCTTCCTCATGCCCTCCATCTGTCCCGCTTAATAGAGGGGACTAGGAGGGAGATTGAGCaaatggaagaagaaggaagtaaaactaaataaatacaaaatgAACCCAATTTGCAAATCAAAAGAGGAATGAACTAAGAGTTGGAGCTTTCATTGAAGAAAGAACTGGGTTGACTAGATTTAACATGAAGACGATGAAAACTAGGGTTTTGCCGGAGAAGGACGTACAAAGATATCTGAGAATATTGACATATgagatcttatataattttataaatattattttaatattgaaTTCATATCCTATGTGCAACGATATGTGAGTTCTACACATCGAAGCCATCTGATATGCTTCCAgttattaaaataatatctagAATTATATATTACCATGTGACCAATCAAATATGAACAAGGATGATTTGTTGGAAACTTGCctaatttagatgaatttacaaAGTGTCTTGGAATTTAGATAAAATTcactgaacaagatttgaaatgATGAACTCTATTTGAATTATAAGGACTGAAACAGAATTGACTATAAAAGGTAGGGGCTAGGAAATAAAGGTAGAAACAAAAGAGAGAAATGGAGGGGGGGTTTCTGCAATTACGCATACCAACAGAGAGGATAGGGAGAGCGGAACAGGGCGATGGCTGGCGGTGGGCTCTTGGTGTCGGTGGTGTGATGTGGCTTGATGGCGATGGCAATCGGCTCAGAACAGGCGCCCATGTTGCTATGGACTCGAGGAGGTGCTCACTTTGGCTACGACGTGTGGAGGCGCATGCACGACGGAGGGGACCGGGTTTTGTCGGAGGCGGGATTGGGCGTGTAGCCACTGACATCGACgttgggcttcagtggtgttttagcGAAACAAGGGAAGCACAACGTAGAACGCAAGAAGAAAATCTTTGTGGTATTGTTGGTAAAGGCAGGGATGttctgaggtagcggcaaagCAGCGACGAATACTGCTAGGTTtgggtggtgaccgcgaacagacgCAACAACAAAGACACTCGTGTTCCCAGAGATAGATTATGAATTCAATGAAAGTACTTAAACACAGAGCTTCATATATatcaggaacacaatgctagggTAGAGGTTTGGATAGAACTTCAcctgagaaggagatcgatcggTTGGAACTTTGGTGAGATTGTGCAACGATATTGGAAGTTGGGATCGTGTTCCTGGTGGTGTCGCTGTAGATCCTGCTGAGATCTCCTATGGACATGTAGATGGCTTGCTGAAACACACTGTGACATAGTTGGTGCATCAATATAGCCTCAGGATAGATGGAAACGCGGACATAATCCCTCATGCACGCGCTGGATACGCCCAAGTGTGAGGCAGCAAGCACGACAACATAGATGACAGTGACTTCATTGTTCCTCTAGGCTATCCACTTCGTACTGTTGTGTAAGAACACTAGGGGCACTCGGTAGCAAATGGGCACAGTGTTTGGAGGGCTAGAGCgccgggaacgtcgatgccatcAAGCGACGACGCGATTAAAAAGACATGGAGCAAAGAATGGCATGTTACACAAGGTTATAAGTAAATGAATTCATATAGAGTTGTAGAACATGGTGAGGCACACACGATGGTGGTGGTCGGGGCAGTAAAAATGTACCGTTATCGACAGGATCTAAGATCCAATTCAGTGGTGGTGTTGACATTTGGGCTTGCGTTCCCGCTGCGTCACTGTTGATGCGGACAAACCCTTTAGTGATCCTGATGGGGATTTGACATTCTACATGAGGACATGGGTGGTGTAGCATGATCTAGTTGGATGCATCGGGAACACCGATGAGATTGTCAGTTCGCGCCCTGGACGTGGCTAGACACAAAGCAGCGCTGGCGGCGACATAGATCCTAGCGTTTTCTGTTCTCCTCTGGACATGCTACTTCGTGAAGTCGTGTGCTACAGCTAGGGTCTCACGGTGGTGAAGGTGCTTGGTGATTTGTGCTCTAGATCTCTTGGAACGCGGATGCCAAATGACGGCGATGTGGCTGTCTGTGACAGCGAACGACGCCCGGGCAGGATAGCGGCTgctgctagggttttgggtgtGGAAAAGGGGTAGGGGATATTCTGGACCTATTTATGGGGCTGGTGCGGCTGGCCATGAAGTGGGGAGAGGAAACGACCGGAGGTGGAAGATGAAACGAACTGGTGGAATATGAAATGAATGATTCTGGTTCAAGGATGATATCTTCACTGTCTGTACTCTAAATTGGATgtttttggactctatgatATAGtgctcgaaaagatctacaactttgatattcatTCCAATATCTGAAAATACCagcttgattttcaaaaatgcgtcacaagataaactatttgaatttAGCCTTGTATGCGCATCACTAATCTCAGAGGCAATAACTTCtagatccattatccaaatgcGGACTTACATAGgtgcaaatcgaagctctcgacgaggcctacaactttggtattgtcaagatttgcatttgaggtagTGTTGAACTCTGAAACTACACGAGAAGATGAGGCTGGGCGACGAGGAGTAACGACGGTTGGCTTCAATTGCCATGGCCATAAAAGCGGCGGTTTCCACTCTATTTGCTTGGAATTGAAAGATGATAGAGTGACCATCGGTTTTGCTTATTTGATGGATGTCAATGCGTTTTGATCGAGCACTTACTCGAGCTTAGTTGGCCGGTCATAGCTGCCAGACGAAGGGACGACGTCATTTGGAAGTGGATGgaaataatcaagtacatgCACATACAAGGTTGATGGCATGTTGATGGTTTGAAGCCACAGactagagagaaaaatattgagGAAAGATAGTGCACGATGGGTTGAATCAAAAGGATGTGAGATGAGATTGTTCACGAAGGATTTTTGGACGATAttgaaaaaaatagcacaagaaTTTATCCAACTTTGAAATTCTtcaacctattctaatattttatatatacatttttcatcacacaaaataaattcttttaaaactctatttttttgaaaaagctttgaaattttaaaaaatatattattttattattttaaaatgctcaAAACCTAAAATCGGAATTTTAGTGTGTGACATCCATGAAAGTTTTCCCCTGCAGTGGAGGCTCGTTTGGGACATACGTGTTTCACgaaaattttacaaatacaAAGCATTTATTTGGAATAAggttaattgaaaaaaatatctatttggATTCAAGCAATTTGAATTCTCTCGAATGATAAATCAGTTTCCCGCACAAATGAGCTCATGTGCAGTTCGAAGTTCAATGCTGCAACCGGATGAACAagatcatttaaaaaaaattgatagcaGGAGCTGCGTTAACTCATTAAAGAGATATACAGAATTTACAGGAGTTACAACACTTGCCATTCCAGATGAATTTACCGTGAGGAAAATCGTCTTTATTAGTAAATCGTCAGGAAGGGAAAATGGTTCAGACACATTAGAAGTATGAGCAAGGTCAGGAGACAGCAAAGCGTGTCAGGAACCACACATATTTGTGACTTTTTGTCCATGCGTAGTGACGGGGCTAGGCAACACCAGCAGACACGATAAGCTCCAGTGGTTGGCCCCCTCGCTTCTCCACTTTCTGGGCCCTCCATGCCATGTGCAGCTAGCTGAAGCTGCAGCGGCCAAGAAGCAGCCGATGGAATGAGGCTCGCGGCAACCAAGCCTTCCTGCTTCCTTGCcaagcaccagcagcagcagcaccagccGATCCCCACACGGTGGGCACGagttgcagcagcagctgctgagCCATGCAGCTGCACGCAAGCCAAGAAGAGCCGTGGCAACCGGGCATGGAGAATTGCAGTGGCAAGCAGCGACGCCGAGGCTGAAGGCGAGGACGATCCCGAGGCGGGCCAGCTCGCGTCAACAAGGACGAGGCGAGCAGGAAGGCGGGCCCGGCTGTCGGCGAGGCGACGGGAGAGCGTCCGACTGCCGGACGGGGTCTCCGGCGACGGCATCGGCGCGTTCCTGCGGCACCCCGCCGGGGTGGAGTCCCTCCTCAACACCGGCGCGCTGCAGAGCTTCGCGCCGGCAGGGTCCGGCGCCGCGGCCGGCACGTTCACTTGCACGCTGCGCCGCATCGGGCTCCTGGGGTTCGAGGTCTCGCCGGTGCTCGACCTCCGCGTCAACCCGACGGGCACCGACTGCACAGTCGAGATGCTGTCATGCAGGGTATGTGACGCGCGTGCGGTCTCGACGATCTGATGCGCGTCTAGTTTCGTCTTTGAGATGCAAGTCTTCTCTGATGAGAATTTTTCTATTCCCCGTGGATGCAGTTTGAGGGTTCAGAGTCAATTGAGCAGCAGAATGAACTCTTTTCAGGTAAGTTCAGTTCAGGTCCTGATTCGatgtttcttaatttctttGTGTCATCACCTATGGCCTGTTTAGAAAACACGAATTTCATGGGAATTTTGTAGGAACTTTACATGAAACAATTCAATTTCTCACAGGGCCTTAGCTTATAGAAGCATGGCCAATAGTTCTTCCATGAGAGTATCTACAATTTGCAAACACCTCATGTCTCTCTGAAACAGTTCAATCAAATTGGTAGTTGTGCAAAATCTCTGAGGTATTCTTGTACCATTAACCAAATTCTGAACTTACCTAATTGTGGCAGCATTTATGAGGAACCATATAACATGGGGCGACAATGGCGAGGGGCCATGCTTAGACTTCGATGTCAATTTGGAGGTCACTCTGGAGGTCTGCATAATGCATTCAAATCAGCATCACATTATAGCATCTAAATGAACGAGTTCACCAGTGTTGTATTGTGAAATTTCCTCAAAGAATGAAAGAACACTAAAGCTATCTGTTTATTATAGGTCTGCACCAAGCCATTCAGCTTGCTTCCATTGTCTGCGGTGGAGAAACCAGGCAACTTGTACGTAGGCCTTTATATTCTTGAAATTTCTGAAAGTTTACCAAAAACAAACTCTGCAAGAGATTTCTAAAAGTAGCTCTCCGAAGGATCGCATCGAGACGCTTAGGCGCGTAGTACATCTCAAATTATGCTGGCTAATGTTTTACTTTGAGGCTGGATCGATGTACACTATCACTGGTTTCACTTTGGTTTGACATTGGCACTGAATTTTTTTGCAGGCTGATGCAAGGCTTACTGGACAGGCTTGTTCCAATGCTGGGGGAGCAGATGCTGAGAGACTACCATTCCTGGGTTCAACAGGAGCCTGAAGCTTCTTCATGAGTTAGAGGGAGACGACCATCCTATGACTTGAGCACTACGACGGTCAGATGGCGTCAAATTCAGAGCTCCGGGAGAGAGTTGTGGGGATCCATGTTGGGATGGTTCACGGGGAAATTGGTTGCTGATGTATACAATACACTTGATGAAGGATTTAGCAATGTTCGAATATATGAGAATTTCTGAATCAGGTTGCTTATTTTTTTTGGGGTCATGG
Protein-coding regions in this window:
- the LOC133896206 gene encoding uncharacterized protein LOC133896206 isoform X2 encodes the protein MRLAATKPSCFLAKHQQQQHQPIPTRWARVAAAAAEPCSCTQAKKSRGNRAWRIAVASSDAEAEGEDDPEAGQLASTRTRRAGRRARLSARRRESVRLPDGVSGDGIGAFLRHPAGVESLLNTGALQSFAPAGSGAAAGTFTCTLRRIGLLGFEVSPVLDLRVNPTGTDCTVEMLSCRFEGSESIEQQNELFSAFMRNHITWGDNGEGPCLDFDVNLEVTLEADARLTGQACSNAGGADAERLPFLGSTGA
- the LOC133896206 gene encoding uncharacterized protein LOC133896206 isoform X1 gives rise to the protein MRLAATKPSCFLAKHQQQQHQPIPTRWARVAAAAAEPCSCTQAKKSRGNRAWRIAVASSDAEAEGEDDPEAGQLASTRTRRAGRRARLSARRRESVRLPDGVSGDGIGAFLRHPAGVESLLNTGALQSFAPAGSGAAAGTFTCTLRRIGLLGFEVSPVLDLRVNPTGTDCTVEMLSCRFEGSESIEQQNELFSAFMRNHITWGDNGEGPCLDFDVNLEVTLEVCTKPFSLLPLSAVEKPGNLLMQGLLDRLVPMLGEQMLRDYHSWVQQEPEASS